A region of Desulfolithobacter dissulfuricans DNA encodes the following proteins:
- a CDS encoding prepilin-type N-terminal cleavage/methylation domain-containing protein, giving the protein MIVFQRPDNGFTLLELLVVMVLIAIMTVFAVPRLYTALLTDPLKSTARRLIGLVAETSQQAVRSSRGYYLHLDLGEGRVWASADKERKNIPGDQAALLQLPAQVRIRDVVSVHGGRRSVGSTTIWFSRKGYVDKTLIHLQDQDGNEMTVLLSPFLSVTRIFGDYLDLDDAQVR; this is encoded by the coding sequence GTGATAGTTTTTCAACGGCCTGATAACGGCTTTACCCTCCTCGAGCTGCTGGTGGTGATGGTGCTCATCGCTATCATGACCGTCTTTGCCGTTCCCAGGTTGTACACTGCCCTGTTGACCGATCCCCTGAAATCTACGGCCCGCAGACTGATCGGCCTGGTGGCGGAAACCAGCCAGCAGGCGGTCCGTTCCTCCCGGGGTTATTATCTCCACCTGGACCTGGGAGAAGGGCGCGTCTGGGCGTCTGCGGACAAAGAACGCAAAAATATCCCCGGGGACCAGGCTGCCCTGCTCCAGCTTCCCGCCCAGGTGCGGATCCGGGACGTTGTCTCGGTGCACGGAGGCCGGCGCAGCGTGGGGAGCACGACAATCTGGTTCAGCCGTAAAGGTTACGTGGACAAAACTCTCATCCACCTGCAGGACCAGGATGGAAACGAAATGACAGTTCTGCTCTCCCCCTTTTTGTCGGTCACCCGGATATTTGGCGACTATCTTGACCTGGACGATGCACAGGTACGGTAA
- the gspG gene encoding type II secretion system major pseudopilin GspG: MFFFRKHRNVLLSSQGFTLIELMVVMVILGILAGLIVPRIMDRPEEARRTKAAIQIQSIEQALKLYKLDNGQYPTTEQGLQALVEPPAVGRLAKNWRQGGYLDKGRVPKDPWGNDFIYISPGLHGDFDLMSYGADGEPGGEGKDADINNWELE, from the coding sequence ATGTTTTTTTTCAGAAAACACAGAAACGTTTTGCTGTCTTCCCAGGGGTTCACCCTGATTGAGCTGATGGTGGTCATGGTCATACTCGGCATCCTGGCCGGCCTTATTGTGCCGCGAATCATGGATCGGCCCGAGGAGGCCCGTCGGACCAAGGCTGCCATCCAGATTCAGTCCATCGAGCAGGCTCTCAAGCTTTACAAGCTCGACAATGGCCAGTATCCCACCACCGAGCAGGGACTGCAGGCCCTGGTGGAGCCGCCGGCAGTTGGCCGCCTGGCCAAAAACTGGCGCCAGGGCGGCTACCTTGACAAGGGCAGGGTGCCCAAGGATCCGTGGGGTAATGATTTCATCTACATAAGCCCTGGCCTGCACGGCGATTTCGACCTGATGTCCTATGGTGCGGACGGCGAACCGGGTGGCGAAGGCAAGGACGCTGATATCAATAACTGGGAACTGGAATAA
- a CDS encoding PulJ/GspJ family protein, with amino-acid sequence MTARRQCLRLLSASGGMTLLEILLAMAVLAMVVAMVSLSLSGSLDAIEKTRTEGELYYRAQITLERISEDLGSAFPGDDIDFVGTAGEGDGEAARLLRFGSMAHIVFDPAHELPGLGRITYTLAPDTDGTGFILYRRDTLFRPGEPDNADQATDPGFRLCDRVRTLTFEYLDRDGGVHDSWDGGEETGAENLTSGLPAAVNCVLELWLDKEKERFLTFSTRILLPAGLLQFKQVGGGEG; translated from the coding sequence ATGACTGCCCGGCGCCAATGCCTGCGTCTACTGTCAGCCAGCGGTGGCATGACCCTGCTGGAGATTCTCCTGGCCATGGCTGTCCTGGCCATGGTGGTTGCCATGGTCTCCCTCTCCCTTTCCGGCAGCCTCGATGCCATTGAAAAAACCCGCACCGAAGGTGAACTCTATTACCGGGCCCAGATAACGCTTGAGCGAATCAGCGAGGATCTCGGTTCGGCTTTCCCGGGTGATGATATCGATTTTGTCGGCACGGCCGGGGAAGGGGACGGGGAGGCGGCCCGGCTTCTGCGTTTTGGTTCCATGGCCCATATTGTCTTTGACCCGGCGCATGAGCTTCCGGGACTGGGGCGGATAACCTACACCCTGGCCCCGGATACTGATGGGACCGGCTTTATCCTCTACCGCCGGGACACCCTGTTTCGTCCCGGAGAGCCGGACAACGCGGATCAGGCAACGGATCCCGGCTTCCGGCTCTGCGATCGGGTGCGGACGCTTACATTTGAATATCTGGACCGGGATGGCGGGGTCCACGACTCCTGGGATGGCGGTGAAGAGACAGGCGCAGAGAACCTGACATCCGGGCTGCCGGCAGCGGTGAACTGTGTTCTGGAGCTGTGGCTTGACAAGGAAAAGGAACGTTTTCTGACCTTTTCTACCCGTATCCTGCTGCCGGCCGGGCTGCTGCAGTTCAAACAGGTCGGCGGAGGGGAAGGATGA
- the gspL gene encoding type II secretion system protein GspL: MAKRVLGLDVHDDMVHVAVMEQRGGKIRILQAAAVPLQGEDLAGALTQVGLEKARSRCAVVSAVSPGSCSLRNLFLPFQEQDRIAQVLPLELEEHLLLPPESQVIDFLQTGRRDSGSELLVAALEKQFLQTHLEALQGQGLDPHTVTLHGFALAHQLCQAGLDEDFLLLDLGLYSTTLVLCCGGQVVFLRHIPSGNKLFSGTVMAIEGAEVAVEDEQEVRACVEQMCTGVERSLAWYGTENQATCTPGRILLSGRLAAVDCVVEAVASCFALPAQRCELAALMGAELSADVEDSWRPGCHDHVLALFAGAGKKYPLNFRRQEFAPRRQLLGSRLQKIAAGLVAVALAGVAGFMYLTEYRRLQATYERLDREMRAIYHQTFPEDTRIVDPYLQMQVKLREVQSPATVPAFSAEKRVLRILADISGRIPETITFHVSRMVIDQETVRIKGVTNAFNNVDAIKNRLGSSPLYDQVEILAATVEKDSGMVRFDIRLTLRSTFPPAPSVAVNLGLPGNTPGRAE, encoded by the coding sequence ATGGCAAAGCGCGTACTTGGCCTCGATGTCCATGATGACATGGTGCATGTTGCCGTCATGGAGCAACGGGGTGGGAAGATACGGATCCTCCAGGCGGCGGCCGTCCCGCTGCAGGGAGAGGATCTGGCCGGTGCGCTGACCCAGGTTGGTCTTGAAAAAGCCCGGTCCCGGTGCGCGGTGGTCAGTGCTGTATCACCTGGCAGCTGCAGTTTACGCAATCTCTTTCTTCCCTTTCAGGAGCAGGACAGGATCGCCCAGGTGCTGCCCCTGGAACTTGAAGAACACCTGCTTCTTCCGCCGGAGAGTCAGGTCATCGATTTTCTGCAGACCGGCCGGCGAGATTCAGGCTCTGAACTCCTGGTTGCAGCGCTGGAAAAGCAGTTCCTGCAGACCCACCTCGAAGCGCTCCAGGGCCAGGGTCTTGATCCGCACACCGTAACCCTGCACGGCTTTGCCCTGGCCCACCAGCTCTGCCAGGCCGGCCTGGATGAGGATTTTCTTCTCCTGGACCTGGGCCTTTACTCCACTACCCTGGTCCTCTGCTGTGGCGGACAGGTCGTCTTTCTCCGTCATATTCCCTCTGGCAACAAACTGTTCTCCGGCACTGTGATGGCCATCGAGGGCGCAGAGGTTGCGGTCGAGGATGAACAGGAGGTCCGGGCCTGTGTTGAGCAAATGTGTACCGGGGTCGAACGCAGCCTGGCCTGGTACGGGACGGAAAACCAGGCAACCTGCACTCCCGGGCGTATCCTGCTGAGCGGTCGCCTGGCGGCCGTGGACTGCGTGGTCGAGGCGGTTGCGTCCTGTTTTGCCCTGCCGGCCCAGCGGTGCGAACTCGCCGCTCTGATGGGGGCAGAGTTGAGCGCAGATGTGGAGGACAGCTGGCGGCCCGGCTGCCACGATCACGTCCTGGCCCTGTTTGCCGGGGCCGGAAAAAAATATCCCCTCAATTTCCGCCGCCAGGAGTTCGCCCCCAGGCGACAACTGCTTGGTTCGCGACTGCAGAAGATAGCGGCCGGGCTGGTCGCGGTTGCTCTGGCCGGTGTCGCTGGTTTCATGTACCTGACGGAGTACCGGAGACTACAGGCAACCTATGAGCGGCTGGACCGGGAAATGCGGGCCATCTATCACCAGACCTTTCCCGAAGACACCCGCATCGTCGACCCCTACCTGCAGATGCAGGTAAAACTGCGTGAGGTCCAGAGTCCGGCCACGGTTCCCGCCTTTTCTGCCGAGAAACGGGTGCTGCGGATCCTGGCCGACATTTCCGGTCGCATTCCGGAGACCATCACCTTCCATGTCTCCCGGATGGTGATCGACCAGGAAACCGTGCGGATCAAGGGGGTGACCAACGCCTTCAACAACGTGGACGCCATAAAGAACCGTCTTGGCAGCTCACCTCTCTACGACCAGGTGGAAATCCTGGCGGCCACCGTCGAAAAGGACAGCGGCATGGTCCGATTCGATATCCGCCTTACCCTCAGGTCCACCTTTCCGCCCGCTCCATCCGTGGCGGTGAACCTGGGGCTGCCGGGAAATACCCCTGGGAGGGCTGAGTGA
- a CDS encoding type IV pilus modification PilV family protein gives MKHRQHTLRPHLSPGFTLLEVMVAVAIISIALVTLIGSQSQSVSLAGVSRVTLTASRLAREKLTELALADAENLGAESGRFDEPFADYGWQVDVQRLEAGNLGFEDPDNMLQAVDLLITRGDPARVVYQAKAVLLQEPPAGAIQ, from the coding sequence ATGAAGCACAGGCAGCACACCTTGCGCCCCCATCTCTCACCGGGCTTTACCCTGCTCGAGGTCATGGTGGCGGTCGCCATCATCTCCATTGCCCTGGTAACCCTGATCGGATCCCAGTCCCAGAGCGTGTCCCTGGCCGGTGTCTCCCGGGTCACGCTGACGGCCTCGCGGCTGGCCCGGGAAAAACTTACCGAACTTGCCCTGGCCGATGCTGAGAACCTGGGGGCAGAGTCCGGCCGCTTTGACGAGCCTTTTGCCGACTACGGCTGGCAGGTGGACGTGCAACGGCTGGAGGCGGGAAATCTCGGATTCGAAGACCCGGATAACATGCTGCAGGCCGTGGATCTCCTGATAACCCGGGGCGACCCGGCCAGGGTTGTGTACCAGGCCAAAGCGGTGCTGCTCCAGGAACCGCCAGCCGGGGCCATCCAATGA
- the gspK gene encoding type II secretion system minor pseudopilin GspK, with translation MMRLRDRSGMALLLALFAITFLVAVTLQFNRSVTFQLQGAVHFQETTRLDTMLLGGLNIARAALLADLRQNDFDSLHDGWASLDQDELTTLFSADMFELKIKDLSGRLQVNSLAQSEAQRQIWVRFLSSGKFGIDSVDEATALVDALADWVDPDSETRDQGAENSYYASLSPPYGCRNGPVRYPEELLLVRGMTAEILYGNKEHSGIIEYLTITGQEGTININTAPDLVLRALHPELDEETVAELLEFRQDPDNRELLADPAWYTGVPGMEGIILPENLITIRSSWFRIGIRARSGEIERQGTGILQRQEKLSLVYWKVE, from the coding sequence ATGATGCGGTTGCGGGACCGTTCGGGCATGGCCCTGCTGCTGGCCCTGTTTGCCATCACCTTCCTGGTGGCCGTGACCCTGCAGTTCAACCGGAGCGTGACTTTTCAGCTCCAGGGCGCGGTCCATTTCCAGGAGACCACCCGGCTCGACACCATGCTGCTGGGCGGGCTCAATATCGCCAGGGCCGCGCTGCTCGCCGATCTCAGGCAAAACGATTTTGACTCTCTCCACGATGGGTGGGCCAGTCTGGATCAGGATGAGCTGACCACCCTGTTCTCCGCCGACATGTTTGAGCTTAAGATCAAGGACCTCTCCGGCCGCCTGCAGGTGAACAGCCTGGCCCAGAGCGAGGCCCAACGCCAGATCTGGGTCCGTTTCCTCAGTTCAGGGAAATTTGGTATCGACTCCGTGGATGAGGCCACCGCTCTGGTGGACGCCCTGGCTGACTGGGTGGATCCGGACAGTGAAACCCGTGACCAGGGAGCGGAAAACAGCTACTACGCCAGCCTTTCTCCGCCCTATGGCTGCCGCAACGGACCGGTCCGATACCCGGAAGAATTGCTCCTGGTCCGGGGCATGACAGCGGAGATTTTGTACGGTAATAAAGAACATTCCGGGATTATTGAGTATTTGACCATTACCGGCCAGGAGGGTACAATCAATATTAATACGGCTCCCGACCTGGTCTTAAGGGCCCTGCATCCAGAGCTGGACGAAGAGACCGTGGCCGAGTTGCTCGAATTCCGCCAGGACCCGGACAACCGTGAGCTGCTGGCAGACCCGGCCTGGTACACCGGTGTTCCGGGCATGGAGGGTATCATCCTGCCGGAAAACCTGATCACCATCCGCAGTTCCTGGTTCCGGATCGGGATCCGGGCCCGTTCCGGGGAGATCGAGCGCCAGGGCACCGGTATCCTGCAGCGGCAGGAGAAGCTGAGCCTGGTGTACTGGAAAGTCGAGTGA